One part of the Humulus lupulus chromosome 9, drHumLupu1.1, whole genome shotgun sequence genome encodes these proteins:
- the LOC133799921 gene encoding uncharacterized protein LOC133799921, with translation MRVQRFMRGLKPMIASNVKMTNVEVVCYAKVLDKALEADYLKDRIWKDNATRREANKNKGFHEGNKRKANEGQNSGTKKRTRSPSPNNNNHNHHNHHNNRNNNNNDRNCRNHQNNRVEHPSCPKCLR, from the coding sequence ATGCGAgtccaaaggtttatgagaggacTCAAGCCAATGATTGCTAGCAATGTTAAGATGACCAATGTTGAAGTGGTTTGTTATGCTAAGGTATTGGATAAGGCACTCGAAGCAGATTACTTGAAGGATCGGATATGGAAGGACAATGCTACCAGAAGGGAGGCCAACAAAAACAAGGGCTTCCATGAGGGCAATAAGCGGAAAGCTAACGAAGGGCAGAACAGTGGCACTAAAAAGAGGACTAGATCTCCGAGCCCAAATAACAACAATCACAACCATCATAACCACCACAATAATCGcaacaataacaataatgatCGTAACTGCAGGAATCACCAGAACAACAGAGTCGAGCACCCCAGCTGTCCTAAATGCTTGCGATGA